A single genomic interval of Spirosoma taeanense harbors:
- a CDS encoding bifunctional 5,10-methylenetetrahydrofolate dehydrogenase/5,10-methenyltetrahydrofolate cyclohydrolase, protein MQLLDGKLLSAQIKQEIAAEVAQINEQGGKIPHLVAILVGNNGASETYVASKMKNCEEVGMHSTLIRLDPSVSEAELLDKVREVNDNPDMDGLIVQLPLPDHINPDRIMETINPAKDVDGFHPINIGRMAKGLPAYVSATPQGVLEMIKRYDIKTAGKHCVVVGRSQIVGLPMSILMQRNTYPGNCTVTLTHSRTQHLEDICRSADILVAALGKPEFITGDMVKEGAVVIDVGLERVPDATKKSGFALKGDVKFDEVAPKASFITPVPGGVGLMTICSLMQNTLKAARGEVYSR, encoded by the coding sequence ATGCAGCTCCTCGACGGCAAACTTCTTTCGGCACAGATTAAACAGGAAATCGCGGCTGAAGTCGCACAGATTAACGAGCAGGGCGGTAAGATTCCACACCTCGTCGCCATTCTGGTGGGCAATAACGGGGCCTCAGAAACCTACGTAGCTTCGAAAATGAAAAACTGCGAAGAGGTAGGCATGCACTCGACGCTGATCCGGCTCGACCCGTCGGTCTCCGAAGCCGAACTGCTCGACAAGGTCCGTGAAGTCAACGACAACCCCGACATGGATGGGTTAATTGTTCAGCTGCCCCTCCCCGACCACATCAACCCCGACCGGATCATGGAAACCATCAATCCGGCCAAAGATGTGGACGGTTTTCACCCCATCAATATTGGTCGGATGGCCAAGGGACTACCCGCCTACGTGTCGGCGACACCGCAGGGCGTTCTGGAGATGATCAAACGCTACGACATCAAAACCGCCGGGAAACATTGCGTGGTGGTGGGCCGGAGCCAGATTGTGGGCCTGCCCATGTCAATCCTGATGCAGCGCAACACCTACCCCGGCAACTGCACCGTAACGCTCACCCATTCCCGGACCCAGCATCTGGAAGACATCTGCCGCTCGGCCGATATTCTGGTGGCCGCCCTCGGCAAACCCGAGTTTATCACCGGCGACATGGTGAAAGAAGGAGCTGTCGTCATTGACGTGGGTCTGGAGCGCGTGCCGGACGCGACCAAGAAAAGTGGCTTTGCGCTCAAAGGCGACGTAAAGTTCGACGAGGTGGCGCCGAAAGCGAGCTTCATCACGCCCGTTCCGGGTGGCGTTGGGTTGATGACCATCTGCTCGCTGATGCAGAATACGCTTAAAGCCGCGCGTGGCGAAGTGTACAGCCGGTAA